CTTAGTCCCAAGGCATGAGATAATGTAAACCAAACTCATGTTTCACCATATTTAGAAGAGAGAAATAACCATatataaaagagagagtgaagagacGACAAGAACTGGTTGAAATTCTCTCCAGGATTCCATGAGTCCATAAGGCACTGTTTTTttctaataaaaatgtatttacaatttaaaacatGTCTACAGAGGatcttctttatttattcatcatcTACACAACACCATCACTAAAGAAAGACAAGATATAATGTTTGGCGATATTGTTCtaataacagacagacagagagagagagagagagagagagagagagagagggagagggaagtgGTGACTCTGGGCCTCGCAGTCATTGTGTGAGAAGCATTTGAATGCATTAGTTGAAATTAAACCCACATATGCTTGAATGCAAACTAGTCTCTGAATTAAAACCTAATTTGGACATATGTGATATCAGCAGAATCATAacaacctgaactttaataattatccaaaaatgTTGAAATTTCATCAATGCATAGCATTCAGGCTCTGCTTAAAACAGATTGCAACTTGCCTTCTAAACATcccacataaacagctgtaagtcaaaaatgtttttaccaTCTGCACAAGCAGTTTTCATATGGGCTTCCGAAAAGATctttacattttgttgttattgcatccttaggtggtgctatattttaagtttttgtCCAATTAGAGCACCACCTATATGTGCAATTTGATCATATTTGGCACACTTTTTCAGAGTAATGCCCTGCATaggtgtacccattttggtttgattcaggcccactcatgtttgttgaaaTATTGCAGCAAAAGCATGTCCAAAGTTCAAACTTTTTTTGATATTCATTTACCTACAGGAAATACAGGTTGCAATGAGATAAATTGTTTGTGGACAGGATGAAAATCCAGGGACTGGTTCAAAAAGCACATACCTGAGTATTGagaaaaactgcattttttgaAAACAATTGCAATAGCAATGTtgtgagacactacagagagtATATTATAAAGCTATTATAATGTTGATATTAGTTGATGATGTTCAGTTTTCACTGAGATATACCATATGTTCAGGTTAAAATCATGAATTGTGcacccttgtggctatcaacacaaAACTTTATAGGCTCTCACAAAGTGTGTGTATGGATAtaccattcaaatttcataatgattgggcattgttaagcctgtcaatcACCTGCTGAAATGTGACTGGTCGATGACATTAATAATTTTGCCCATATCAGATTATCCTTAATTTCCCAAGTGTATGCTTTCTCGCAGAACCAGAATGCCAAACGTCAACTTGATATGCGTTGTAGATGCTGAGATATTGCCAAAAAAAGACATAACTACTTATTATAACGCCCTTATAATATATCATGCACCAGAATCATGTCTTGAAGCAATGTTTGAAAGTTCATGTGATTTAAGTTAAGTAAACAGGGGTCAAAGTAAAACATATGCCATGAACGTTCAAGTTCATTTGCATATAGCGGCCATCTTGATTTGAAAGAtcgcaatttttttttataaatattgacCAGCAAACTGTTGTGAACGTTTCTACATCAAGTCCATGTGAATCGAATAAAAACCAGAAATTAGTTCGCAAAAATATGATTAGCTaatcatatttttaatatgatcGAAATATGCAAATTAGCGCAAATTAGCCTCAAGTGGTTTTCCTTctctgtagcgccccctttagGCCTATCGGGCCTAGCTCGAGCGCCTGTGTACACTACTACCTGCTGTAGGTCTTACGGTTTgtgctgtgcgattcgttttaaggcagaagaaggaaaaaaggaattaaaaaatcctaacaaatacaataataaatcaGCGCACTGCTAAAAGAAGCCCGCCTAACCTAGGACAAGAACGGCAGGTAGGGGAAACAAAGTGAGTCGGATCATGTAAAAGATTCGACTCCTCAGCAAACGGCACATCACTTTAGCGTTCCCTCACTCAGCGGAAATGGAGCGGTCCCTCTTCCCCTCTTCAGCTCCGCTCAGCTAGCGATTCTCATGACGTGACGATACTCCGCAGACCAGAAGACCCTCCACaatgttgttatttatttcataaaatgCGCTTTACCTCGCTTTGTCGAGATAAAACACATCTGAATGCACCTAGCAGTTAGCTTGGAGGCTAGCAAGCTAACCAGGTCCAAGGCCACCAATGAAGTGTGATTTAAATTACAGACGTAACTCATTTGTAAAGTCTTGTTTCTGCTTGTGAAGAATGGAGGGTGTACTTTACAAGTGGACTAATTACATGACAGGTAATAAAGGctttattaatgttaattttcGCCGTCACATGGAATAATGCTAGTTACCAAAACAACAGAGCCTCTGGGTTAGCTGACTCAGCTGCAAACTTTTAGGCAGTtgtgagatgtttttttttttttttttcaaatacaaGCTAAATTCTTGGTTAGTTTTTAGAGGATATTTTGTAGCTTTGTGGGTTTTTTCAGTAATAAGGAACTCTGCTGCTGTcattacttaaaaaaaactagGGTTTATGAACATCTTAATAATGCTTGGGAACGATTTAAGGTTGGGAAACTAATAATGCACGGGAACGACTTAATGAGGCATGGGAAACAGAACGCATTAAAAAGTTGTTGATTAAGCTGTTTGCACATTTTAGTTTTACTATGAAGGGCTCTCACAAGCAGAGCTCTGCAGAATTCTAATACTAACGTCTACATTTTCACGTCTCTGCCACTATGGCTTCCTTTGCTTCATATAGATTATAGTTTAAAAAGAGGAACCATAAAATCATATCGTCAGGTCTTTTTCATTTGCTTGAAAGCGAGCAGAAATCAACTGACCTGGTGCAATTCCACAAAGCATAATTTCTCTGTAACCCAGATAGTTTAGTCTAAAATTGAGGATTTTCCAATAAGATTGCCCCTCAGTTCTATTCTAACAATTTTAAGATTGGACTAGCTTGACTTTGATGTTTGTTTAATTTGGGGAGAATCTGAGAAATCCTGTTTACTGGAAAAccccagtattttttttttacataaatcatgttttttttttttttttgtaatgtcaGCCTGTGATGTTCTCACTAAAGGACAGTCCATGACACTTTATCTACCTGCTAGATTGCAAATCATTTAGCACTTTGGCATCAATAAATGTGGTTAAACTGGAATTTGAAATATGTGAGTTCACATGCAgcgtttactgtgttttaggaTGGCAGCCACGGTGGTTCGTCTTGGACAATGGAATTATTTCATATTACGATTCCCAAGATGACGTTTGCAAAGGTAGCAAGGGCAGTATAAAgatgtcagtgtgtgaaattaaaggTAAGAGCATTCAGTCTGTTTATAATTAAtgcaaaataattttgaaatgtATTACAGTGTATTGCCTACCAAGCAGGGAGCGTTCAAAACAGTTTAAAAGCttaattctttgttttttaaacttcctcTTGGTCACCAGTTCACCCAACCGATAATACTAGGCTGGAGCTGATTATACCAGGAGAGCAACACTTTTATGTGAAAGCTGTGAATGCAGCCGAGAGACAGAAATGGCTAGTGGCCCTGGGAAGCTCAAAGGCTGGCCTCATTGACACAAGGACCAAAAAAGAGAGAGGTGGGGCATTTGCTACATCGCAACTACATTTCCACTGCCATGTCCTTtccactttttctctctctgtctattttCATTGCTAATTATATGATTGAAagtgcaaacaaaaaaaatttgaCATTCTATACCCCACGCAGAACTAACAGAGACAACTGAATCGTTGAAAACCAAGATGTCAGAACTGCGTCTTTACTGTGACTTATTAATGCAGCAGGTTCACACTATTCAGGAGTCAGTGGAACAGGAGGGAGACCATTCCGAGGTTAGACACTGCACTTCGCATTTCGTTTATCAGTAACAACAATGCAAAGTTTGCTAAAAATACTTGAAGTTAATAGTAGCCCAAAAAAAGCCTTTGTAAATACATGCCAAAATGTTCATACAGGTTCTTCGAAATGCATTGATAAGctaaataaaactttttttcattttttttaaactgttttaattcGTGTGCACAGGTTTTTAGCAATGTTAGACTTACAGCTATAACTCTAAAATGCAGAGGCCAAAATTTAACTagaaacatgtcttggcttATCAACTATATCTAGGGTAAGTGGAAAATTATATAATGTAGAATTTTTACAGAATTGCTCAGGTAGGTAAAGTCTCTTTTAAAGAATGCCTGAAATGTGATGGGTAACTGGGTACAATCACAGTCATTTTAGCATGATTTATGTTATTAAATGGTCAgtgtcatttattgtttatatattaaatacatttaataaaattgttatttattgtCTCGCATTTTgctcacttgttttttttttttcattttcacagaCAAGGAATGAGGCTTCATCTTTGCTGAGCGCCACATGTAATACCTTCATTCAGACTTTGGAGGAATGTATGAAGATTGCCAATTCCAAGTTCCAAACAGACATGTTGCAGTCAAGCCCTTCAGACCCCTTAATGTCCCCTGTTTCACCCTCTCTCGTCCAAATGGCCAGGGTAAATAGCACATCTCaattaatattgtttttgttttttaccaaAAAAATCCCACCACTTGTATTGAAAATATAGTTATGGACAGATTTAACAATGCTGTCATCTTGATGTCTTGATCATTGTTTAGATGAAGCGGTCAATCAGCCATCCAGGCACATATAGTTATGACAGGTACagtgtaaaatacattttttttttaaatacacagtGGGCTTGTTTTTGTACCATTGATTTCTGTTTCCTGCTCTTAAGGTCTAATGCTCagaaagagtgtgtgacagtACAAAGGTCTTCACAAAGACGAACAAGGACATGCTCAGATACAGAAGCTCTTAGTGATGGTGGTACAGAGGAAATGGAGCGTGAGTTAGTTTCTTTAAACACACAGATTCACAAGATCCCTGTCTTCATTGAATTATAGAAAAGCACAACTCGCATTTGACTGCAAGAAATCAATAAGTTTAAGGCTATGATTCTGCCTCTACAGCTATGAAGAAACTTGCTACTTGAGAGTATTTTCAGTAGATATTTCATAACTTTATTCAAGTAACCATGTACCTGACTGCTTTTACTTCCATTTCAATAACTTCTACTACAGTTTTGTATGTAGGATAATGTAGGAATTGTGTGTAAATTTGAATAAATGCAATCAATTTTTTTAGTGTAGACAATGTCTGTGGTGTCTTTCCAGGTGTCATTCCATTCccttattgctgtttttttcccttaaagGTCTTGTGCTGTTCCCCAAGGCCAGCCTAAATGGTGATGCTGCAACAGTCATCCCTGAAGAGATTAGTACAAGCACCCGCTTTGGGTCGGAAACAGACACTCCAGAGTCAGACCTGTCACTTTGAGCTTGGCAAGAAACTTTTTAGAGGTAGAAAACCTGAAGGAATACTGCTGTGCAGCGATCGTTCGCAGTGTGTATTGTTGGTGTTTTAGGAAGTATTATTTCTTCAATGAAGCATTTCGTTGCACTTTATTAATGAGAAAACTGCAGAAAAACAAGTCCAATCtgaatgtttgtatttttacaggtaTTTTAAATTGCTTTGCTTGCCATAATGTTGTTTTTGATTCATGATACATAATAATTATCATAGGCCTTTGGTGAAGAACATGGAAATTCACTTTGGATTTCATAGCTGACGTGTAGCCTATGTTGTTTTGTGCAGAGAACCTTAATAGAAAGGTTTTTGTTACAGTGCCAAGGAACTGTGTGTACTGACATTAACTCTGATGCTTATTTGCTTTGTTGTTCACTTGGCATGCTCCAGTGTTCACtagtttataaaacaaaatacacaattatttattttcttaagttGCCAGATTGACAGTAATCCTGtcaccacacactcatataAAAGATTTTTGCCTTAAAGTTTATTCTTCGCATGGAGGAATTTGATGTACTGATAAGTgtaatgtgaaaaaaatacacattaaaaagaTTTAGGACGatgttttaacttttatttttcgCATGTAAATATTACTGAAAACTACTGTAATGCTGGATAACTGGGACTAGACTAAGAAATATTACATGCCACATTTAGCTACATGTTGGTCCTTTACTTGCCCAGATGTTTCATACATTACTCTTCTCTACCACATGCAACTATTTCCCTCTAAATTGAtcatcatttctttttaaaaccaaATGTATTTAACTGTGAAAAAGTTTGCCCTTTAAAATGTCTGCTTGCGATTAGCAGGTTGAAAAGCTACAATATAAATACCTGCACTAATCGTTTATTTGAATCACCTAATCTAATGATCAGATTGCAGAAAGATACAGCTAATATAAAGATGGGCTTAGAACATCAGAAAACAACACAGGcttttttttcacttaaaatgacaaatgttgAAGCTTGTATTACAGTTAGCAATAAAATCATTTGGATCACATTCAGAGATTTAGTCAACAAGGAGgcagcagaaagaaaaaaaaatgcttttagtACACGTTTCTAAGTTGACTTGATGCTTCCATTGGTATATTTTATTCCCTTAAACTGTAATGATTTGTATGATGGCCTACTTTTCACTTCACTGTCAACAACATAACATACATAGATGTTTAATTATAGTTTATTATAGTCACAGAGCAGAAGAGGAACATTGGTAGGAAAAAGCAGTATCTTATAAGGTTTTTCGATGCACTCCCAGTATCATACTGGTCTGCCATTTTGAAgtcctggcctggaacctggattcAACATCCAGATTTGAAGACTTCTGTTCAAATGGCGCACACAAATCTAGAATCAGCTAGTTTTCTATTCTTGACAAACTCAGTGAAGGTGGTTTACTGTGCCCTCTTCTGTGAAAATAGACctcaatgtatttttatttattattattattttttatcttgTGTTTAGTGACACCTAAGTTTTCTAAGGTAAAAGGTGATTCAGCCTTACAGCTCAAAATCTAGACTAGAAGCATGACTTGGTTTATCAACTTTATCCTAGGTATGTAGAAAAGTATATAACTTAGAACACAATCTTACTGTAAAAGAGTTTAATAAAtcaaattgtaaaataaattatatatagcttgctttatattattacattctCAATACATTTgcaatttatatattaaaaacataaacaaataatttcGTTTAAATCTAATTGTGAATTTGGCTAATGTTGTAGACTTTCTCACATTTTAACCCCTTCTGATTTGTTTCCTCTTTTGTTCTTATAatagttttgtctgttttcacagACAAGGAATTAGGCTTCATTTTGCTGAGCACCACAAGTAATGTAGCCATCTCAGCAATAGACAGATAGATACCCTTTTCCTGCATACATGTTTGAGTCATACTGAATTGTATTCAGTGATGGTGATCAATTAAACCCTCAGTTAAACCTATGCACCTTCCAGGCCAGCAAACTAGGCAGTTCcccaaatatgaatatatgtCACAGTAAAAGAGCTATTTCACATATAAGAATTCTAATTTAATCTTTTCTATCCCTTTTCAAACTTACTAAATATATTCCATTAATTGATTATTCAGACAGATTTCTAACCACCAACTATGAGGTAACTATATCTTTTCATAAGGAAATGGCTGCTCGACTTATTTTTAGCCTTCCGTCATCTGTACTTgtcatttgattttcatttaaaatagctCAGGGATACATGAATGATTTCTCTGGAGTGCGattaatgtttgttttcagaCAGCTCCATATGCAGGGAGAAAACAGGTGCAAATGAAGCATGGCCTCAGGATCATGCTGGGGTGTCCCTGAGGGTGTCTCTCCCAGCTGGCAAGCCTGTGTCCACAAAGCTGGTGCGCCCAAGTTGTGAGTCATGATCCTCAGCATGAGAAAGGTCTCAAAGTTGTGCAAAACAACAGATGAAGAAATGTATGCCTAAAAATGTTGCAAATTACCAGTACTAAATATTGTTGTTAGATTTTTTTATGTCCTTATATGTTAAATACATTgtttaaatacttttattaagaATAGATATTCCCAGTAGGATTAGATTGTCATACTTGGTTTGACATCAAAATATAAATTCTCTTGTCCATGCAGCAAGGAAAAACAAGCTTTATCTAGTTTTATGATTTTGTGTATCATTCAGTCTTTACAGCTTCAGCTAGAGCTTGAACTTCTTGATTTCAAAGGGCCCATATTACACCACTGCGCCAAAATGGCAACCTACTATCCTATATTTTTAGAGGCATGAAATTTTAACCTCTTATGAATTTCACTTAATTCCACAATttattggttttttttttatgttagaaATTGTGTAAAAAGCcactaataattaataaatattattataaagaacaagataaaaaaaatctcaaaagtTGTCTACTAGTATGGATGTTTAGAATAATATATTATCTAGAGCAGAGTATGGTCGCTGGATTATCTACTTTGTacctacattcattgtccattttatcagctccactgaccatacaggagcactttgtagttctacaaaaacagactgtagcccacctgtttctctgtatacttTAGTACCAAATCAGTTTTTAATGGTCTGCACCCCCAcaagaccatcacagagcaggtatgatttgagtgatgGATCagtctcagcgctgcagtaacactgatgttgttgtggtgtgtcagtgtgtgttgttcttgtacaagtggatcagacagcgAAGTTACTAAACATTTTCCTTTCACTGTGCACTCTGTTAAACACCTCTATCTCGCTGGTCCACATAGTCAATGTGAAGTCAGagatagtagctcatctgtcgcgtgttggtcattctctagtccttcatcagtggacacgggatgctgtcggctggatattgggtggtggactattctcagtccagcagtggcactgaaggttttaaaaactagcagcactgctgtgtctgattcacttataccagcacaacaccatcaatacgtcagtgtcactgcagcactgaggataatccaccacccaagtgatatctgctttgtggtggtcctggccattgaagaacagagtgaattGAGAATAAGAAATTATGCAAAGAAACAagtagactacagtctgtaatcgtagaaatacaaagtgctcctttatgATCAGTggtgctgataaaatggacaatgaaagtTGATACAAGGTAGGTATTtctatattttgtattttattattattattttttttattaaagtgaaGAATAGCAGGATAACATGAAGGTCATTGCAGTTTACATGTCCCTAAGAAAAGTGGATGTAAGAATAATGTATTATCTACAGCAGAGTGCACAAGCGGGAATTAACGTTGATGTTTTCTGTAGGAAGGTCGTTCTCCACTGGTTCTGAATAATCTGCCAAGTAGTACGGTGATACTGAGTCAGTAGAAGTGACATCTTCAGCGGAGAGGTGGGCAGAGGAGCACCTGCTGTGCTCATTGATAGATTTCTGCTCGTCTTCATCAAGCTTCTCTTCCACTATTTCATCTGAGAAAGATGAGAATTTGCACGGGTTatatgttgtttgtgtgtgtttaacatcaTGTgtcaccatttttaaaaaaaatcatagacCATGGAAATAAGGGGCCAAATGGGTTCACCAGAATGTATAAAAAGCATGGTGGGCTtaccaaaaataattttatcacCAATGTCCTTGCAGACaaccaacaacaaaaacaaacaaatgtaactaaaataaattaaaatatcatcactgtcaaataaaaatatgtatttccaAAAATAGTGATACATGTATAAATaggaaaaaaccttaactttcaatggaagtcaatacAAAAAGATTGTTTTATTGTATACTCCATGTAATTTTGTAATTTCTATGGGGCCATTTGTCATGAAATTCATACATAATGTGCAGGTGAATtgctgggttcaaatgatgtagtaaactcaaaatgtacaaacatgttattcattggacagtgatgatatacatcaggagcacacacacacacacacacacacacacacacaacacctaAAAGGAGTCCCTTTACTTGGTGTGTTATCATGAGAACTAATTTGCAAGGCTTGCATTAGT
This window of the Hoplias malabaricus isolate fHopMal1 chromosome Y, fHopMal1.hap1, whole genome shotgun sequence genome carries:
- the LOC136679110 gene encoding pleckstrin homology domain-containing family A member 3-like, whose product is MEGVLYKWTNYMTGWQPRWFVLDNGIISYYDSQDDVCKGSKGSIKMSVCEIKVHPTDNTRLELIIPGEQHFYVKAVNAAERQKWLVALGSSKAGLIDTRTKKERELTETTESLKTKMSELRLYCDLLMQQVHTIQESVEQEGDHSETRNEASSLLSATCNTFIQTLEECMKIANSKFQTDMLQSSPSDPLMSPVSPSLVQMARMKRSISHPGTYSYDRSNAQKECVTVQRSSQRRTRTCSDTEALSDGGTEEMERLVLFPKASLNGDAATVIPEEISTSTRFGSETDTPESDLSL